A genomic window from Sphingobacterium sp. BN32 includes:
- a CDS encoding helix-turn-helix domain-containing protein, with protein MVLILVVVILQLLFSWLYFTKRSMRDERGKLINILAVCCLSVIIASLAKPTFGSPVALFYAGTIGVCIITLSLVYVRNIFVERRTSGYLILLAVFPFILFIVFLLLYAGYETQILDSIVHYYLNWMFHQGKNILLVLVVVYELSLLYSKRKQLSYYLSSLDGQLGFLFIALKLALVGFVLLRVVFVGLETIVEFPVQETALLFLIGIYYTLYFKGLHVAVSKYRKIIIPDAELKSGYAQQTTVRTWNKYIAAADKYVLEKCLFRMKNFHVRDLAALLDIDTKTLSTILEQGLGVSFEDYLDKHRIRYFVDHCQHIDCSAKGILNLANEAGFANKYKFYRAFRRQYSVDPREYLKRMDFSMT; from the coding sequence ATGGTACTTATTTTGGTTGTTGTTATACTCCAATTACTATTTTCTTGGCTTTACTTTACGAAGAGATCGATGCGGGATGAGCGAGGAAAATTAATCAATATATTAGCGGTTTGTTGTTTATCGGTGATTATCGCTAGCTTAGCAAAGCCTACTTTTGGCAGTCCTGTCGCTCTATTCTATGCCGGAACGATTGGAGTTTGCATCATTACGCTTTCGTTGGTTTATGTCAGAAATATCTTTGTTGAGCGAAGAACGTCCGGCTATTTGATTCTATTGGCAGTTTTTCCTTTTATTCTGTTTATTGTGTTTTTGTTATTATATGCAGGTTATGAAACACAGATCTTGGATAGTATTGTCCATTATTATTTAAATTGGATGTTTCACCAAGGCAAGAATATATTGCTTGTATTGGTGGTGGTTTATGAATTATCGTTGCTTTATTCAAAACGAAAACAGTTATCCTATTATCTTTCATCCCTAGATGGGCAACTAGGATTCTTGTTTATCGCACTGAAATTAGCACTAGTTGGTTTTGTATTGCTGCGCGTCGTGTTTGTTGGCCTGGAGACCATTGTGGAATTCCCGGTACAAGAGACCGCTTTACTGTTCTTGATCGGTATATATTATACCTTGTATTTTAAAGGATTGCATGTCGCAGTTTCAAAATATCGGAAGATAATAATTCCTGATGCTGAGTTGAAGAGTGGATATGCACAACAAACGACTGTACGCACTTGGAATAAATACATTGCGGCTGCAGACAAATACGTCTTGGAAAAATGCTTGTTTCGGATGAAAAACTTTCACGTACGCGACTTAGCTGCCCTGTTGGATATTGACACGAAAACACTTTCGACCATATTAGAGCAAGGACTAGGCGTTAGCTTTGAAGATTATTTGGATAAGCATCGCATTCGTTATTTCGTGGATCATTGCCAACATATCGATTGTTCTGCCAAAGGGATTCTCAACCTTGCCAATGAGGCTGGTTTTGCTAATAAGTATAAGTTTTACAGAGCTTTTAGAAGGCAATATTCCGTGGATCCACGAGAATATTTGAAGAGAATGGATTTCAGTATGACATAA
- a CDS encoding CotH kinase family protein: MKLKRHLYCGMFSCFLLLACTSPSEPDPLPEIEEKAELDESIAAKIPHVYITTDGAAAITSKDDYVNAELSINGNSVQADLEKKKTRIKGRGNSTWFFPKKPYRLKLDESASIFGLPAAKDWVLLANYQDYTLMCNAIAMKIGQQLNMPFTNSIVPVDVTLNGQYLGNYMLTQQVEVKSSRINIGDDGVLLEIDTYFDEEFKFKSAALQLPMMIKAPDIKSDAQFNSIKKEFEDFEKLLVDSKFPNNGYGNLFDKQQLVNFLILNTLVGNMEINHPKSTYMHKKANGKYTMGPIWDFDSAFGYEDDLKSYFNYSDLPLLRESDSRIGSKFFKIFLKDPEVIQLYKTTWTSYKNNKFDDLLSFIEEYAASIRESKKQDYAVWKYGDNDLPTAKKNMKIYIRTRAHFIDNYIETLR; the protein is encoded by the coding sequence ATGAAATTAAAAAGACACCTCTATTGCGGTATGTTTTCGTGTTTTCTGCTTTTGGCTTGTACCAGCCCATCCGAGCCCGATCCGCTTCCCGAAATCGAAGAGAAAGCAGAACTCGACGAATCCATTGCCGCTAAGATCCCCCACGTTTACATCACAACCGATGGCGCTGCTGCTATCACCAGTAAGGACGATTATGTAAATGCGGAATTGAGCATAAATGGAAACTCGGTGCAGGCTGATCTGGAAAAGAAGAAAACTCGAATTAAAGGTCGCGGGAACAGCACCTGGTTCTTTCCGAAAAAACCATATCGTCTGAAGCTGGATGAAAGTGCTAGTATTTTTGGGCTCCCTGCTGCGAAAGATTGGGTGCTACTCGCGAACTATCAAGATTACACCCTCATGTGCAATGCCATCGCTATGAAGATCGGGCAGCAACTCAATATGCCCTTCACCAATAGCATCGTTCCAGTCGATGTAACGCTAAATGGGCAGTACTTGGGAAATTATATGCTCACTCAACAGGTCGAAGTCAAATCGTCACGTATCAATATCGGTGATGACGGGGTTCTACTAGAGATAGATACCTACTTCGATGAGGAATTTAAATTTAAATCGGCGGCTCTACAACTACCTATGATGATTAAAGCGCCAGACATCAAATCCGATGCACAATTCAACAGTATCAAGAAAGAATTTGAAGATTTTGAGAAGCTTCTGGTCGACAGCAAATTTCCAAATAACGGATACGGCAATTTGTTCGACAAGCAACAACTGGTCAATTTCCTTATCCTGAATACCTTGGTCGGCAACATGGAAATCAATCATCCCAAAAGCACCTACATGCATAAAAAAGCAAATGGAAAATACACGATGGGGCCCATATGGGATTTCGATTCCGCCTTCGGATACGAAGATGACTTGAAAAGCTATTTCAACTACAGCGATCTCCCCTTATTACGCGAAAGCGACTCACGGATCGGCAGCAAATTTTTCAAAATATTTTTGAAGGATCCTGAAGTTATACAACTGTATAAGACAACTTGGACGAGTTATAAAAACAATAAGTTCGACGATCTACTAAGCTTTATCGAAGAATACGCAGCAAGCATCCGTGAATCTAAAAAGCAAGATTATGCCGTATGGAAATATGGAGATAACGATCTGCCTACTGCGAAAAAGAACATGAAAATTTACATTCGCACGCGAGCCCACTTCATCGACAATTATATTGAAACGTTGCGTTAA
- a CDS encoding glycoside hydrolase family 95 protein, whose amino-acid sequence MKYILAVFFSGCVFFLCAQDLKLRYDQPAKHWEETLPLGNGLIGMMPDGKVSDEQLVLNEISLWSGSPQDANNYDAHKSVSKIQELLFQGRNDLAEQLVNQNFVCKGAGSGGGKGALQPYGCFQNFGFLNFLHFDIDEVSNYQRFLDISTASAQTSFSSKGVNYQRDYFTSFADNVGVVHLTANKRKSIGFALHFYRDENIKSYQIKDNEITIEGRLPDGKGGEGMHFAAKIKVIAKGGSLMNYDNQLIIKKADEAMVLFVASTDYYGHDPVAYVSAEMDKLKGKNFKALSKAHQKAYEPLFSRVELKLAQDKSQEMVPTPQRVANFYQDPASDPGLAALYYQYGRYLSLSSAAPDFPNALPPNLQGLWAHRIQTPWNGDYHLNINAQMNHWGVEVSNLSEYHQPFINLIKKIAKEGEKTAKAYYNAPGWVVYMITNVWGFSAPGESASWGASTASGWLCNHLWEHYLFTQDKSYLKEIYPVLKGAAVFYKATLVKDPKTDWLVTSPSVSPENGFKLANGKRAAVVMGPTIDNQIVRELYQAVIAAAEELGEDELFSASLQQDLKLIPPAVQISKSGRVMEWLEDYEETDPEHRHVSHLYGLYPANFISPVSSPEWAEAAKKTLAVRGDEGTGWSRAWKILFWARLHDGDHALEILRQLLRPATVGATSYSGSGAGTYPNLFCAHPPFQIDENFGGSAGIAEMLLQSHDGYIHLLPALPRVWKDGELKGLKARGNYTVDIKWRNGLVVDYRISAAKAGKVKVLVNAVLKDVQVSLIK is encoded by the coding sequence ATGAAATATATACTTGCCGTATTTTTTTCGGGATGTGTTTTTTTCCTATGCGCACAGGACCTGAAACTTCGTTATGATCAACCCGCGAAGCATTGGGAAGAGACTTTGCCCTTGGGCAATGGATTGATCGGGATGATGCCGGATGGAAAAGTATCTGATGAGCAATTGGTCTTGAATGAGATATCGCTATGGTCGGGAAGTCCGCAGGATGCGAATAATTATGATGCACATAAGAGCGTGTCGAAGATACAAGAGCTACTTTTTCAGGGCAGAAATGATTTGGCCGAGCAATTGGTCAATCAAAATTTTGTATGCAAGGGAGCAGGGTCAGGGGGTGGCAAGGGTGCATTGCAGCCTTATGGATGTTTCCAAAATTTTGGATTCTTGAACTTTCTACACTTCGATATTGACGAGGTTAGTAATTATCAGCGTTTTTTGGATATTTCTACAGCTAGCGCACAGACAAGCTTTAGCTCCAAAGGGGTGAACTATCAACGTGATTATTTCACTTCCTTTGCGGATAATGTAGGCGTCGTTCATCTAACAGCTAACAAGCGAAAGTCTATTGGTTTTGCGCTACACTTCTACCGGGACGAAAACATCAAATCTTATCAAATCAAAGATAATGAGATAACGATTGAGGGGCGTCTACCTGACGGTAAGGGCGGCGAAGGGATGCATTTTGCAGCGAAGATCAAGGTTATTGCTAAAGGAGGTTCGTTGATGAACTATGATAATCAGTTAATCATTAAGAAGGCGGACGAGGCAATGGTGCTTTTTGTTGCCAGCACGGATTATTATGGGCATGACCCGGTTGCTTACGTTTCTGCTGAAATGGATAAGTTGAAGGGTAAAAACTTTAAAGCGCTGTCGAAAGCGCATCAGAAGGCATACGAGCCGCTTTTCTCACGCGTAGAATTAAAACTTGCGCAGGATAAGAGTCAGGAAATGGTTCCTACACCGCAGCGGGTCGCTAACTTCTATCAAGATCCGGCATCGGATCCGGGTTTGGCAGCGCTGTATTATCAATATGGGCGATACCTGAGCCTGTCGAGCGCAGCACCAGATTTTCCGAATGCACTGCCGCCGAATCTACAGGGCTTATGGGCACATCGAATTCAGACGCCCTGGAACGGGGATTACCATTTGAATATCAACGCGCAAATGAACCATTGGGGCGTGGAGGTAAGCAACCTATCAGAATATCATCAACCTTTTATCAACCTGATCAAGAAGATTGCAAAGGAAGGGGAGAAGACTGCAAAGGCGTATTACAATGCGCCGGGCTGGGTGGTTTATATGATTACGAATGTCTGGGGCTTTTCGGCTCCGGGAGAGAGTGCTTCGTGGGGGGCGAGTACAGCTTCGGGCTGGCTTTGCAATCATTTATGGGAGCATTATCTCTTTACGCAGGATAAGAGTTATCTGAAAGAAATATATCCGGTGCTGAAAGGCGCTGCGGTATTTTATAAGGCGACCTTAGTGAAGGATCCGAAGACAGATTGGTTAGTAACCTCGCCTTCTGTTTCGCCAGAGAATGGTTTCAAATTAGCCAATGGCAAACGGGCAGCGGTTGTGATGGGGCCTACCATCGATAATCAGATTGTACGCGAGTTATATCAGGCAGTCATAGCAGCCGCTGAAGAGCTGGGTGAGGATGAGTTATTTTCTGCTAGCTTGCAGCAAGACTTAAAACTTATTCCGCCGGCGGTACAGATCAGTAAGTCGGGCAGGGTTATGGAATGGCTAGAAGATTATGAAGAGACCGATCCGGAGCATCGTCATGTTTCTCATTTATACGGATTATATCCAGCTAATTTTATTTCACCGGTGAGCAGCCCGGAATGGGCGGAGGCGGCTAAGAAAACCCTGGCGGTTCGGGGTGATGAGGGAACGGGTTGGTCGAGGGCCTGGAAGATATTGTTCTGGGCGCGTTTGCATGACGGTGACCACGCTTTGGAGATTCTCAGACAACTTCTTCGCCCTGCGACAGTAGGAGCGACTTCTTATTCAGGCTCGGGCGCTGGAACCTATCCTAACTTGTTCTGTGCGCATCCGCCATTTCAAATTGATGAAAACTTCGGTGGCTCGGCGGGTATCGCAGAGATGCTTCTACAGAGCCACGACGGATATATTCATTTATTGCCTGCTTTGCCGCGCGTTTGGAAGGATGGTGAGCTGAAAGGTCTGAAAGCGAGAGGCAATTATACGGTTGATATAAAATGGCGAAACGGTCTAGTTGTTGATTACCGCATTTCAGCGGCGAAAGCGGGAAAAGTGAAAGTACTGGTAAATGCTGTATTAAAAGACGTACAAGTTTCCCTAATAAAATAA
- a CDS encoding alpha-L-fucosidase has product MKRSKLLSILLITPFLSMAQTEPAPYGATPSERQLRWHEMEMYTLIHFTPTTFQNKEWGFGDADPKIFNPTKFDANQIAGAAAAGGFKGLISVAKHHDGFCLWPTATTKYSVASSPWKEGKGDMVREFKKAAHANGLQFGVYLSAWDRNDTRYGTKAYADAYRAQLTELMSNYGELFTSWHDGANGGDGYYGGKNEKRTIDRSTYYEWEEKTWPIVRKLQPMAMIFSDVGPDMRWVGNEKGFAAETSWSTLTPKSMDGKPPVPGQVDESNLSTGDRDGKYWIPAECDVPQRPGWFYHEDQNDRVKTPDQLFEIYLKSVGRGGGMNLGLAPMPEGILHDNDILSLKSFGQKLKETFDKDLTAGAMAKASNVRENHEQFATSKLFDGDRYSYYASDDQVLRPSIEISLPSARTFDLIRLRENIKLGQRLDSVKVSVWENNSWKLIGEATSIGANRLIKLASPITAQRLKVDLFAPVAPTLSEFALFKEAASNFGLATTERKRVAKQDMTIISADKHVMNAIDNNLRSIWETTTSRSKFVEIRLTKNEWITGMQYTPRQDAKLDGVPTKYKVYSSVDGKTWQIVATGEFSNIKANATGQMINFRAPVEAHYIRFEPMEVLSGDKAFSVAEFDLFVK; this is encoded by the coding sequence ATGAAAAGATCTAAACTATTATCTATCCTATTGATCACACCATTTTTAAGTATGGCTCAAACGGAGCCGGCGCCCTACGGCGCGACCCCATCTGAACGTCAGCTACGTTGGCATGAGATGGAAATGTATACCTTGATTCATTTTACCCCGACGACTTTTCAAAATAAGGAGTGGGGCTTTGGGGATGCAGATCCCAAAATATTTAACCCGACTAAATTTGATGCCAATCAGATTGCTGGGGCGGCAGCCGCAGGAGGCTTCAAAGGACTGATTTCGGTCGCAAAACATCATGATGGATTTTGTCTATGGCCTACAGCAACAACCAAGTATTCAGTAGCGAGCTCGCCATGGAAAGAGGGCAAGGGCGACATGGTCCGCGAGTTTAAAAAAGCGGCGCATGCCAATGGCTTGCAATTTGGGGTGTACCTGTCAGCTTGGGATCGCAACGATACTCGCTATGGTACGAAGGCTTACGCGGATGCGTATCGAGCGCAATTGACGGAATTGATGAGCAATTATGGTGAGCTATTTACTTCCTGGCATGATGGTGCCAACGGCGGGGATGGTTACTATGGCGGTAAAAACGAAAAGCGAACAATTGACCGCTCGACTTACTATGAGTGGGAGGAAAAAACATGGCCTATTGTTCGCAAGCTCCAACCGATGGCGATGATTTTCTCTGACGTGGGGCCAGATATGCGCTGGGTAGGAAATGAAAAAGGATTTGCCGCGGAGACCTCTTGGTCTACACTGACACCGAAAAGCATGGACGGCAAGCCTCCAGTGCCCGGGCAGGTTGATGAGTCAAATTTGTCGACTGGTGATCGTGATGGGAAATACTGGATTCCGGCAGAATGTGATGTTCCGCAGCGACCAGGATGGTTTTACCACGAGGATCAGAACGATCGGGTAAAAACGCCAGATCAGCTATTCGAAATTTACCTCAAGTCTGTAGGCAGAGGGGGCGGGATGAACCTTGGTTTAGCGCCAATGCCGGAGGGTATTTTGCATGATAACGATATTTTATCCTTAAAATCTTTTGGACAGAAACTGAAAGAAACATTTGACAAGGACCTTACGGCCGGAGCGATGGCGAAGGCTAGCAATGTTCGCGAAAACCACGAGCAGTTTGCTACTTCAAAGCTGTTTGATGGCGATCGTTATTCCTACTATGCTTCGGACGATCAGGTATTGCGTCCGAGCATCGAAATTTCCCTGCCGAGTGCGCGGACTTTTGACTTGATTCGTTTACGCGAAAACATCAAGCTGGGACAGCGTTTAGATAGTGTGAAGGTTTCGGTTTGGGAAAATAACAGCTGGAAATTAATCGGCGAGGCGACGAGTATTGGCGCAAATCGATTAATTAAATTAGCGAGTCCGATAACAGCACAGCGTTTGAAGGTTGACTTATTTGCACCGGTGGCTCCAACCCTAAGCGAGTTTGCTCTATTTAAAGAAGCTGCATCGAATTTTGGCTTGGCAACAACAGAGCGCAAACGCGTCGCAAAGCAGGATATGACGATTATTTCGGCAGATAAGCACGTAATGAATGCGATCGATAATAATCTGAGAAGCATCTGGGAAACAACGACCAGCAGAAGCAAATTTGTCGAGATCCGTTTGACGAAGAATGAATGGATAACGGGCATGCAGTACACGCCACGTCAAGATGCCAAGTTGGATGGAGTTCCGACGAAATATAAGGTTTATAGCAGTGTGGATGGCAAGACCTGGCAAATTGTTGCTACAGGGGAATTCTCAAACATAAAGGCGAACGCAACGGGACAGATGATCAATTTTAGGGCGCCTGTTGAAGCACATTATATCCGTTTTGAACCTATGGAGGTTTTGAGTGGGGATAAGGCTTTTTCTGTTGCTGAGTTTGATTTATTTGTAAAATAA
- a CDS encoding PLP-dependent aspartate aminotransferase family protein, whose protein sequence is MNNEQSKIIREQAQRSALREHSVPLYLTSSFIFDSADQGRAVFAEEEEGMVYSRYANPNTTEFINKVCLLENAEAGLAFASGMGAVFATFAGFIESGDHIVSSRAIFGSTHQLFTQLFPRWGVTTTYVDAINQDEWEKAIQPNTKFIFLESPSNPGLELVDLEWLGGLKKKYPHIIFAIDNCFATPYLQKPLQYGFDLSIHSATKYMDGQGRVLGGVVVGKKELMDKMMFLIRHTGPSMSPFNAWVLSKSIETLGLRMDRHCSNALALAQTLEQHPEIADVKYPFLPSHPQYELAKKQMKAGGGIVTFEVKGGKERAFKFLDALKMIKYTSNLGDARSIATHPATTTHSKLSEAEREKLGIRPGTVRLSVGIEEQEDIIGDILQALGAS, encoded by the coding sequence ATGAACAACGAACAATCCAAAATCATCCGCGAGCAAGCACAACGCTCCGCATTACGCGAACACTCTGTTCCTCTTTACCTTACCTCCAGCTTTATCTTTGACAGTGCCGATCAAGGGCGTGCTGTTTTTGCCGAGGAAGAGGAAGGGATGGTTTATTCTCGTTATGCCAATCCGAACACGACAGAATTCATCAACAAGGTTTGTCTGTTAGAAAATGCAGAGGCAGGCTTAGCATTTGCGTCGGGCATGGGAGCAGTTTTTGCGACTTTCGCGGGATTTATCGAAAGTGGCGACCATATTGTGTCCTCACGTGCGATTTTCGGATCTACGCATCAGTTGTTCACGCAGCTATTCCCACGTTGGGGTGTCACCACGACTTACGTGGATGCCATCAACCAGGACGAATGGGAAAAAGCAATTCAACCGAATACCAAGTTTATTTTCTTAGAATCGCCCTCAAATCCAGGTCTTGAATTGGTCGATCTGGAATGGTTAGGCGGACTTAAAAAGAAATATCCGCATATTATTTTTGCTATCGATAATTGTTTCGCAACGCCTTATCTACAAAAGCCACTGCAATATGGTTTCGATCTTTCCATCCACTCGGCAACGAAATATATGGACGGTCAAGGTCGCGTATTAGGTGGTGTGGTCGTGGGGAAAAAAGAATTGATGGATAAGATGATGTTCTTGATTCGCCATACGGGCCCATCAATGTCTCCATTTAATGCTTGGGTACTTTCCAAAAGTATCGAAACATTAGGATTGCGTATGGACAGACACTGTTCCAATGCGCTGGCATTGGCGCAAACTTTAGAGCAGCATCCCGAGATTGCTGATGTTAAATACCCTTTCCTACCCTCGCATCCACAGTATGAGTTGGCTAAAAAGCAGATGAAAGCTGGTGGCGGTATCGTGACGTTTGAGGTAAAAGGCGGAAAAGAACGCGCATTCAAATTTTTGGATGCTCTAAAAATGATCAAATATACCTCCAACCTCGGCGACGCACGCAGTATCGCAACGCATCCTGCCACAACAACACATTCCAAACTCTCCGAAGCCGAACGCGAGAAGCTAGGTATCCGCCCCGGAACAGTACGCCTTTCCGTAGGTATCGAAGAACAAGAAGATATTATAGGGGATATTTTGCAGGCATTGGGGGCGAGCTAG
- the tpx gene encoding thiol peroxidase, producing the protein MAQIKFKGNAVHSEGNLPKVGDTAPNFTLTSGDLSSKSLSDFKGKKVILNIFPSIDTGTCAMSVRQFNEKAAGLDNTVVLCISKDLPFAQSRFCAAEGIENVITLSDFKDNAFADAYGVKFADGPLAGLLSRSVVVIDEDGKVVYTEQVEETTEEPEYDKALASI; encoded by the coding sequence ATGGCACAAATTAAATTCAAGGGCAACGCAGTTCATTCAGAAGGAAACCTACCTAAAGTAGGCGATACTGCTCCAAACTTTACACTAACATCAGGCGACCTTTCTTCTAAGTCATTGAGCGATTTCAAAGGTAAGAAAGTTATTTTAAATATATTCCCGAGTATCGATACTGGTACATGTGCAATGTCGGTTCGCCAATTCAACGAAAAAGCAGCAGGACTAGACAATACAGTGGTTTTATGTATCTCTAAAGATCTTCCATTCGCACAGTCACGCTTCTGTGCTGCAGAGGGAATCGAAAACGTCATTACCCTATCAGATTTTAAAGACAATGCTTTCGCAGACGCTTACGGCGTTAAATTCGCAGACGGCCCTCTAGCAGGTCTGTTGAGCCGCTCCGTAGTCGTGATCGACGAAGATGGTAAAGTAGTTTACACCGAGCAGGTCGAAGAAACTACCGAAGAGCCGGAATATGATAAAGCGCTGGCTAGTATTTAA
- a CDS encoding OmpP1/FadL family transporter, with the protein MKRLLLSLLLASPILLHAQGSQVNTQSQKAVGMAGAGSALFIDETSIFYNPGALVKMDHNAIQVGASAVMYRSAFREHGSTESHDTKFQISPPFGAYATFGPKNSWWKAGIGVYTPFGGSVDWGKEWPGRFSLTHLSMRAIYIQPTVSFKITDQFSLGGGFVYNIGLVDLGRALPVFYPDGTAGQATLKGTGTGMGYNVGVHYNLEDQFAISLSYRSKVVTKLEGGDATFEVPTSLAANFPNGKFDAELPLPSTFNIGIAFPLSDKVQAAIDGSLINYDIYKELVFDYENNTPVLQDTRSAKKYQNAFSGKAGINYDVNDALALRVGAGYVYTPVQSKYVYPETPDNNRVMAAGGVSYKFNPKWEMSAAYVFQKILKRTTTNAETLLHGAYETNIHAPGISLSYKW; encoded by the coding sequence ATGAAACGATTATTACTGAGTTTGTTATTAGCTTCCCCTATTCTATTGCATGCACAAGGCTCGCAAGTGAATACGCAAAGTCAGAAAGCCGTAGGTATGGCCGGTGCAGGATCTGCATTGTTTATAGATGAAACGTCTATATTTTACAACCCGGGTGCATTGGTAAAGATGGACCACAACGCTATACAGGTAGGTGCAAGTGCTGTTATGTACCGATCTGCTTTCCGCGAACACGGAAGTACGGAATCACATGATACGAAATTTCAAATTTCGCCACCATTTGGTGCCTACGCTACTTTTGGACCGAAAAACTCCTGGTGGAAAGCCGGTATCGGCGTCTACACACCTTTCGGTGGATCGGTAGATTGGGGCAAAGAATGGCCAGGGCGCTTTTCATTGACGCATCTTTCCATGCGCGCAATTTATATACAACCAACCGTAAGTTTTAAAATTACCGACCAATTCAGTCTGGGCGGTGGATTTGTTTACAATATTGGTTTGGTTGATTTAGGCCGTGCTTTGCCGGTATTTTACCCCGATGGAACAGCCGGACAGGCAACCTTAAAAGGAACAGGTACGGGTATGGGATATAATGTCGGTGTACACTACAACCTGGAAGATCAGTTTGCCATCTCCTTGAGTTACCGTTCGAAAGTTGTTACAAAACTAGAAGGCGGCGATGCCACATTTGAGGTTCCGACTTCATTGGCAGCAAACTTCCCGAATGGTAAATTCGACGCCGAATTACCTCTACCTTCTACATTCAACATTGGTATCGCATTCCCACTGAGCGATAAAGTTCAAGCGGCTATCGACGGATCATTGATCAATTACGATATCTACAAGGAATTGGTATTCGATTATGAAAACAACACACCGGTATTGCAAGATACACGCTCGGCGAAAAAATACCAAAATGCCTTCTCGGGTAAAGCGGGTATCAACTACGATGTGAATGATGCTTTGGCTTTACGAGTTGGGGCAGGTTATGTTTATACACCAGTTCAATCGAAATATGTGTATCCAGAGACTCCGGATAACAATCGTGTTATGGCTGCGGGGGGTGTATCCTACAAGTTCAATCCGAAATGGGAAATGTCTGCCGCTTATGTATTCCAGAAGATCTTAAAGCGTACGACAACCAACGCGGAAACATTGCTTCACGGAGCATACGAAACCAATATCCATGCACCAGGTATCTCCCTGTCTTATAAATGGTAA
- a CDS encoding SGNH/GDSL hydrolase family protein, whose product MKKNFRLYIGLAILGLVSSCKPEIDAPTFSKGTADFSKYIAIGNSLTSGYADNGLYLEGQKVAFPNLMAEQMKNVGGGEFTSPFFPADKANGSGYIMLESLVDGNPVMKPVTTDLAIRGTNPDGKPLYIKYTDPIQNLGVPGMRLDMAFANGLGTVKGNPYFERLLPDNTPATMTYFQYATGHDYTFFSFWLGNNDVLGYAMNGAVSTVNSPTGPVEDPTKQLTSLPLFTQLYTNFVTTLTAKGQKGVVATIPDVTAVPFLNTVTTARLNAGVEAASQGAFKNVIIKTKTGVRAATAKDLFPLTFNTAALGKPNTIGPGYGISPANPIEDHNVLDEAEVAQVSARVNEFNNVIKQVAESKGVAVADVHAFLNKVKGGYVYNGIGISSAFITGNAFSLDGVHLTPMGNAIVANLFIDAINKQYNASIPKVDISLYRGVKYPN is encoded by the coding sequence ATGAAAAAGAACTTTAGATTATATATTGGACTAGCAATTTTAGGACTTGTTAGCTCCTGTAAACCCGAGATTGACGCGCCTACCTTTAGCAAAGGTACGGCAGACTTTTCGAAATATATTGCCATCGGTAATTCGTTAACCTCAGGTTATGCAGACAATGGTCTGTATTTAGAAGGCCAGAAAGTAGCCTTCCCCAACCTGATGGCCGAGCAGATGAAGAACGTGGGTGGCGGTGAGTTTACTTCACCATTCTTCCCGGCAGATAAAGCAAATGGTTCCGGCTATATCATGTTGGAATCTTTGGTTGATGGAAATCCCGTGATGAAACCCGTAACAACGGATTTAGCAATTCGCGGTACTAATCCAGATGGAAAGCCATTATACATTAAATATACCGACCCTATCCAAAACTTAGGCGTTCCGGGCATGCGTTTAGATATGGCCTTTGCGAATGGCCTCGGAACAGTTAAGGGAAATCCTTATTTCGAGCGTCTTTTACCGGATAATACGCCCGCCACAATGACCTATTTTCAGTATGCGACCGGGCATGATTATACGTTTTTCTCTTTTTGGTTAGGAAATAACGACGTTTTAGGCTATGCAATGAATGGCGCGGTATCAACTGTTAATTCACCTACAGGTCCAGTTGAAGACCCAACTAAGCAATTGACGTCCCTACCTTTATTTACGCAGCTATACACGAATTTTGTTACTACGTTGACTGCGAAAGGCCAAAAAGGCGTTGTTGCTACGATTCCTGATGTTACGGCAGTGCCTTTCTTAAATACCGTAACGACTGCACGTCTGAATGCTGGCGTTGAGGCGGCATCACAAGGGGCGTTCAAAAACGTAATCATCAAAACAAAAACTGGTGTTCGCGCAGCAACGGCAAAGGATCTATTTCCTTTAACTTTCAATACAGCAGCATTGGGTAAACCAAATACTATTGGTCCGGGCTATGGTATCAGTCCAGCGAATCCTATTGAGGATCATAATGTATTGGACGAGGCTGAAGTAGCACAAGTAAGTGCCCGTGTTAACGAGTTCAACAATGTAATTAAGCAAGTAGCGGAAAGCAAAGGTGTAGCGGTTGCGGATGTACATGCCTTCTTAAATAAAGTTAAGGGTGGTTATGTGTACAATGGCATTGGCATTAGCTCGGCTTTCATTACTGGTAATGCCTTCTCATTAGACGGTGTACACCTAACGCCAATGGGTAATGCAATTGTTGCGAATTTATTTATTGATGCAATCAATAAACAGTACAATGCATCGATTCCTAAAGTAGATATCTCTCTTTATAGAGGTGTAAAATATCCGAATTAA